The DNA region CTTTAAGAGGTCCATGTTGAAATCACCACAGATCACAAGTGTTTTATTATCTGCTATAATTGTCTGTTCCAACGCTTCAGTCTTGTGCctcttgtttaaaacttaataacaattgcaggcttggatttgttatcctttcatgcaaaagtgcagcaagctgatatctgttgattttcaagatgaatgttcttacttgccttgaagtgaaccacttgttcatttacatcctccactcaacctgatagccattaaatactgtgtcttctgagctggtttggtggttcaacaacaaaacaaatgtaatgaagttttaaaactgcagcgaaagagatggaataaatggagatctgacgcattacgaactacaggacagttaggattagctgttgtttgcatggagataaaacaggttttaaaggtgttgcagctaacattcagaaacacttgGTGTAACTCCAGAGCACCAGAGCCTCTGACCAAAAGAGAAACTAATATAAACTTATTTACCTGAAGAACTTCAGCAGCTCATAAGGCCCTTTATCTGGAGAGTGGGTGGCTCTGGTCTTATCTGGCTCTTTGCTAGAGGCCTTTTAGGCCAGAGGATGtgagctcttaggattaccgtgacctggatgagtgagaatcttcatcaacatgctgtgtgtgctgatgctaactgtaaagatgtgaagctcagacaggagagctgcttgttgtatgaggacacagtgtgtgtcttatatggaggtggaagcctggctcaaatatagaaatcatttctttgtatgttactgatttaaatgtgtcctctcagtggctgtgaagtactgtcagtaatactgagcgggactctgcattgatggagatgtgtctccctctggtggcgaatagaggaactgcatggtgtcagtttgatgaagcgttcaactaaaggaggaagtgaaagtcttccagtggttcctgcagaatcctgactcactggatggtttcctgccatgaaaaagctccgtctgcagaagacgagcagaacggagccagcgggcctgatgctgcagatgtgctgaacaccacagatgcaatggttgggacaaagatggttggagagaagacacagaggagTGAAGGCCAGCTGTAGAGAGAAAAGCACCTTCAGATCTGCTGTCTGATGCTGATATCAGTGAAAatgggcttcttcttctcctgtctgatgatgtgctcagtaatttcagtgatacatccctcaggttcaggcttggttggtctggtgaacacctttactttctctcacagcctgctgtgtttttcactgactgattccatctgagttatgaaggcagaacaggaaactatgaaaagatgagaaaaacatctggattggactgatgtgtgtgtgtcccgttactttagaaagcctgaacttataaaggttcctatggtgacgatgtgttctgatagtgttgtatgagttttataaactctgaggtgtcaaacagaagctgtgaacattacaagtgtcgctgctgcctccagaaccacttccgctacaccggcttcaggagccagtaggaaccttgtccgtctctgacgtcaTAAGTAATAACCAATGGGAGGGCAGCTGAGCGTTTGgaacaagccccgccccctcactgTCTGCTTCTGCCGGGGTGAAGCACAGAGATAAATCCTCGTTccctctgttaaagacacctttatgTCCACTGAATacagtctgaggagaactctgaaatgtttcagctaacaggaaagttgtccacaagaacaAACACATGAGGCTCCATGCTTTTAAGCGTAATTTTCTTTCTGAGGTTTCACTCCtcaaccccaaaaaactgatTCAACACGCCTAAAAAGACACATATTGACAGATTCGCACTTGCTGAATAAATACCTCCAAAATGAAGCGTCGTTCCAGATCAAATCCCACCTCTCTCCATCTGTGGCGAGATAAACAATAAACTCATTTGAATCCAAATAAGCTGTCCTTGgagcaggaaaataacattaGTCTCCATGTGCAGCCGGCTGCAACACCTGCTCCAGAAATATTCAATAACTCCGCTCTAACGAGTCTTAATGCCACTAAAATCACTGCAGACATCAACGGCCTCCTGTTGGTTCCACAAACACAGCTTGTGCTTCATTTggtgcgtgtgtgagtgtgagtatgtTGTTCTGAACAATTGACTAACATCTGTATTACAGACTGTGGTGTCACCTCAGGAGACTCTGATATCCTGCTGCTTATACTACAACAGGTGTGTGCAGCAGGAacagggaaaggatggatgagatCTTTATGATATGATGGAGGTTGGAGCTTCAACAAGAAGATGAGAAAAGTCtttatatttccacatttattttcttcatctttgaCAGATCTGTCCTTTTTGTGGCAGTTCAGTAAAAATATGGAGTTTCTGCAGTCCGAGAGGCTaaactgacatcatgcagttTATATTTACACCACAAGAGGGCGACATCACCATAAATGAAGAGTCTCCTTCCGTCCCAGTTCCAGCAGATATTAGTTACATTAGAGCTGAACTGAACATGGATCAGTAACATTTATTCAGTCCTGATCATCAGTGTTTGTCCAGTTATGGTAACAAAGACAAACTGGACACATGTGGCACCATTAAAGATGATTTACAGCCCTTAAATGACCTCTCCGTCTCCTCTGTAACTGATGAGTTCAACATGTTGAAGAGCTGTTTGAACCATCTctgaactcattcattcattcattcattcattcattcattcattcctatcgtctcacactttgatgGAAACGTGTCGCACAAAGAAAAGTGATCATTCATTTCTTTAGATCTAAAATAATCAGTGTTGATAATCTGAGGCTCTTTTGTACAAATCTAACATGTTTTTAATCCTGTAAATGATGTGATCATGTGACCGGCACTAAATCAGCTGTCTTCAGATCAGAGGTTAtcgttttatttgaataaaatacttTATAAAGAATCATTTCAGATGTAGAATATTTAAGTTACACAAAGAGCAGAGAGACCTCgataaaatgacaaactgacttttcaacaacatttcttcttcttttgtggagACTCAGAATGTGTCCAAAGTTTTGCTggactttctttaaaaagtgaTCCATCAGCTATATTCCATCAGCTATATTCCACATCTGCTGAATACAGAAAGTTTGGACGTgtttgtggctgctgctgctgtcccagcCATGATGTGTCCACACTGGGTGTTGTGTTCAGAAAGAAGGATCAGAAATGAGGACAGAAATGAGTGGATCTGAGGTGGAGGCCAGAGGCAGCTGGGAACAGAGGGACAGCAAGACGCTCCTGGACACAACTGATGCATGTTATAGAaacaagagttaaaaaaaaagataagaatGCTCAGTGAGAGCAGCCAAACAACATATttcctctgagtgaggagtcccagctgcagcagagacctgggattgttcttttccaacagttgctgggttcctcataactttccttactgccaaaagtaatgggacacgtgtagaaaccctcgggcaaatcgtcgtctgccatgtcacaccactgaagtggaggagatggtttcttggtttgactcattttgcttgttgtttgtaagtccttaaaatcaaaatgacttttaagatagcaagtaagcgttgtttctaagtgcttgttaaaatgattatttaagatagtaattaagtgttttttaggcgatgtgaaaaccgtttgctgtgactttccaatatgcttcaaaaactggacgtgtttcttcagataaactcctgaccaactgtgaaaaagcagtgaaaatgtctggcctgtataaactttgtgatgtcaaacaagatcagagatgacatggattgtgatgtcactacagtgatgacatcacagctttgtgaaggcttctgttctgtctcttctggtctgtggttccaaccacagattctggatggaagtgaagtccggattccagaatgttgatttgtgttctctgttaatctctggacgacttcagctgattacttcctgtcactgtcacgttggaaggtccacttctgccagtttttcagcagccagtatcatgttttccaccagcagtgttttccaagacagaataatgtcagtttgtttaaaatgttgccaaaataaactattacaattacaacaaatgtcatctcagggcacttcagtaataaagtccaattcaagccaattggagtttaattcattgtaattataatccaattaattcaattcagaatgaatccaattcattcatacagagcaattcaaaaactatttcctcgctaaggaaaccaacagatggcaccgaacttgcactatttctaattagatataactttttaatagttctaagatcatatctttctggctttatttgcattttacaaagagtcccgagtaattatgaaagtggggttttaattagaagaaaaagcctcaaaataaagtgatttttaggagtatgcagggattcatttccatctaatgaacaggtcagttatattaaacagtgggccgtgtgagcagcaatcaggggagtaaggagttcacagatcatagacagaggcaaccgtccaactattcaaagcttcACTGCTGCCTTCCTCTGTAGTTACTGTGTTCCACGTACCTGCCTGCATCTTACGCCCTGCTGCCTTGTGCTGGACTTTCTCAGGAGCTGCTTTGCTCACACTTGGGGTCCTGTCTGCTCCAGTAGACCCTGGCCTCTCTTGATCCTTCCATGATAGTTCCTCTTCCCCTTCCCTGGGTTGAACCTGTTTGAGACTAACTCAGCAGTTCATCACTAGGGGCCAACGTCCTCGTGTATTTCCGGATCTTTGCCGTTTCATCCTGGTTAGTGGATCTCACGCTCGCTCGCCCCTGGCATCCCTCCTTCTGCTTAGTGCATCTTAAATCAGGTTATCAGTGCTGGACTTGGGGTGACACCCTCCACGCATTGTGAGGAGCTTCCTGGCCTTGATGTCAGTGGCCGCCATCTTTTTCTTTGGCCTGATTATTAAACCATTGGGCTATCTGAAGACTTGACAGGGTGTGTGTTGTTGACTCAGACTTTGTTTTTCCCCTATTCAGCTGACTCTCCAGGACCAATGTTGGTGAAATCACACAATAATAGAGCAGAGCAAAAGCTGAATACCGGATTTACATATGTGACATGGATGCATTCATAAAAGCTCACAAGAAACTTTCATTTTGAAATTGTGCAGGTTTTAATGAGCAATAATCAACAATTTGATACAGGGTGTTCTCTCATTCACCTTGATTAGTTCTAAAGGCATTACAGAGGAGCTGTTCCTCCTAAAGACAATACATCTCTTTATTGCACAGTGTAAAGTTTGAAACATGTTAGTCCGCTTAGAGGGAACtaacagaggaggaaaaaggaTGCAGCACTTTGTGGTTCATCTGCAGGAAAATACATTTGACTATGGCTGAAATTTATTCTGCAAACCATGCCAATCTAGGTGATTTTCCACAAAGCTTTCTTTCTAGCATTTGGTGTCCAACAGCCTGATATCGCTCAACCATGGGCGGCTCCACACAGTAAACGTGCACTGGTAAGGCTGAAAGAGACATTCAGAACACATTTAATGGGACTGAGATTACATTAATAATGGTACAGATATTGATAGATTTAGAATAAAATTAGACAACTCAACGGTATGACCGCTCAACACGAGGTCTGCTCTAGTGACAGAATACATGGGAATTACTCTTCCAAGAGCTCAAGTCTGAGCCTCTTTATGAGGTCATTTACCTGTGCATTCACCGGGCTTGAGGTGAGGTTACACTCTTCTTTGACAGCGTCCTTTCTGCAGCCGGTTTTTACCAGTTTCACAGTTATGACGTAATTCGTCCCTTCAACCACCTGTAAGGAGAAGTAGACACACAGAAATGCAGAATGTGTCACAATTCATTAATGAGGCACTACAGTGATACTCTGGTGGATTTCAAGTCAAATATGCGTGGCCAAGTGTGACTTTAGATGTCTGGGTGGGGTGACCGAGCCAAACTGTTACGTAACCCCTGACAACCAGTCAAGATGAACGGGCATGTTTAACTAAATATGGATAAAAATGGCATACCTTTGGCTATTTTATAAAATACGGTAGTTGAGCGAAAAGCCTTTAAGGAGCTGCACTGACTGCACGTCTAACTGTGATTGACATTCTTTGATTCATGTGGGAAACACTCTGTTAAATCAAAAATACATCCACAGTTCAAAGCGGGACCTACCTGGGACTGAGCCCTGACCACCTCTGCCACTTTGTGGAGGTACATGTCGTTGGAGCGTCTGTTGTGTTGGACCACGGCGAAGTTCAGAGCATATTTGAACTCTTCGTCGTTGATATCTGCGTCGCTAATGCCCCCCAGAATATCGCTCCACACAACGGCAAAAACGGCCGCAAGAAGGGGGAAAACAAGAGTCCACTGCATCTTTCTGCGGGTAAAACTTTACGGACACTAAACACCAAACAACAGGAACAACTAAATCACACCCGACGACGGCGCAGTTTTTATTGAAAACAACGACGTCACGGCGGCTCGGCACGCGGGAGTGGTGTGTCTCACAGCCAATCACCAATGTCTGCAACAGATGACAGGTGTCGTGCCAAAAAGTTATTGTCTGCCAGAATCTGATTCCCagccgcgggagcgcgcacagCAGCCCATTGAGCGGTAGCGCAAAAGCGTCTGCTTTTCTCTGAGTTAAACGGTCATAATATGGAGATACACACAACTGCATTCTAATGTAATTATAGCAAAAGCACGTGTCTTCAAAGAACAACGTTTGTTGTTCCGTAATTATTACAACTGTGGCCAAAAGAAGTGCATTTTGTAGCAGACAGACAATCACTTTTTGGCACAACCGG from Odontesthes bonariensis isolate fOdoBon6 chromosome 11, fOdoBon6.hap1, whole genome shotgun sequence includes:
- the LOC142391911 gene encoding cystatin-C-like encodes the protein MQWTLVFPLLAAVFAVVWSDILGGISDADINDEEFKYALNFAVVQHNRRSNDMYLHKVAEVVRAQSQVVEGTNYVITVKLVKTGCRKDAVKEECNLTSSPVNAQPYQCTFTVWSRPWLSDIRLLDTKC